The Sulfolobus sp. A20 genomic interval CTCCTACACCAAATCCAATCTCGTTCAAGAATCTTATATCAGAGACTATTAAGGAAAAGAACGCCCCAGCTAAGATCAAACCACAAGCAGTGATAACTAAACCCGTACTTTCAACTGCTTTTACTATAGCGTCATCAAAATCATGATCTTTCATTTCCTCTAAAAGCCTTATTACTATAAACATGTCATAGTCTATGCCTAAACTGAAGAGAAGGGCAAATACTATCAATGGAGATAACCAATATGTAGAGGAGTATACTAAGGATAGTGTAAATACCCCAAATAAGGAACTTAAACCTATGGTTAATGCAAGTCTTAATGGTAATATTATTGATCCTAAGATTAGGAAAAGGTATACTATTATTAGAATTATTGTCAACGGAAGTGTAAATGAGAAATACGTTTTTACAGTATTATTCACTATATCAATCCTTTGAGCGTTTGAGCCACCTACAAGAAAACCCTCCTTTATAAGCTTAGAGGTAATGTTTATAGCTTGCTTACTAAAAACTGGGTATTTTAGATATACTATTAATAATGTGTAATTATCCTTATAGAACTCGTTTATTAGGTGAGTGTCATTAGTTATCATCATCTTTCCTAAGGAGATTGGACCGTAAACTAGATTACCTTGAGATATTAAATTATTAGTTAAATTATATATTAAAGGATACTCTTTTGAAAAGTTACCATGTATTAGAACGTAATCAATACTATAATCATACATATTTTCAAGGATCTTAGTCCCTAATAATGAACTTGCACTTGAAGGAACAATCTCATTAACATTTACGTTAGTGTGAACATAAGACGTGTAATAGAATATTAGGGCAATCATGGATAAAATTATTATAAAAACTATAATTTTATTGTGCCTTATGGATAATTTCGATAGAGAAGATAAGTATTTTTGTCTTATATCATTAGGGCTAGGAATCTCTTTTCGAGGAAAGCTCAAGAATCTTGGAGAAATAACCAGCAATAACATGTAGGTGAAAAACACAGCTGGTATTAACGAAGATACAGCTGAGATGACTAGTGCAGCTCCTATATTTCTCAACAAGTCAGAGGGGGAAAACATGAAACTGGAGAAGCCAAGCACGATACTAATACCGCTAATTAGTATGCCTTTAGTAGACATTCTGAAAGATTTGCTAAGAGGATCTAATGATTTGTTTGCAAGTTCCTCAAAATATCTATAAATAAACAATATTCCATAGTCTACACTTAGTCCAAAAACTATGGGTGGAGCAACTAGTCCAGATATATAGTATATTTTATAGCCAAACAAAGTAGCTAAATACATTGCAGCGTATGTTAAAACTAGTCCTACACCAGCTGTACTGACCAGTATTACAATGGGGACAAGAGACCTAATAAGTAAAATAAGTAATATGACAACTAGGATAACAGTAGTAATATCAATAATTTCAATATCGTTTTGAGTATAATAGGCTGATTGGGCATAATAGGCTAAATGTCCAACAACGTACGAATTATTTAATGATTTTATGAATTGATTTATTGCAGTTAAACTTTCATTATTAGGAACTTCTATAATGAATAGCCAGTAATCTCCTTTGTGAAAATAGTTAGTGACATTTTGAGTTTCATTTAATAAGCTATTAACAATAGTAATATTGCTTGAATACGTTAAGTTTGATAGTGGAGAAGATAAGTTTAGGTAGTGGATTATAGTAGAGTAGTTGCTCAATTTAACTAAAAATTCAAACGCTAATGTATAATTTGTATAATTGTTAAATCCAAAGTAGAAAAGAAAGGGATTTCTGAAAGTTAAGTAACCTGCATATCTAGCTCTCTCCAATAAAGATCCATTTACTTTATCGAAGTTTATCTTGTACTCTGGGCAAATATTATTACTGAAATTATGCAAGGGCAACCAAAACGTTACGTTAAGCTCATATTCAAAATATTGAAAATGTGTAATATAGAATAGCTTTAGTTTAGTTAAGTTCTGGTAAAGAGTCGTTAATAAATTATCATTCTTTAATATACTTTCATTTGCCCCAAGATAACTAATGTATTCATTCTCTAGTATTTTAGAGTAATTGAAAGGAGTTATAATAATTGAGTCGTTAAGCAGATATATATATCGATAAATTTCGTCAATAGAGTAGTTGTATGTGCCATTTATTATAACGTATAGATAATCTTTGTCCCCTATGTTAAAGTATTTCATTAGAATATTTTGAGCTTTAACGCTCTGTAGACTATTGGATAAGAAAGGTGAGTCGCTATAAATGAGAAGAGAAGGTGTTTTTATAGCTAATGGTAAGGTTATAGAAAGGAGAATAAGCCACAATATCAGCAATAGTGCACCTTTCTTCACATTTTCACGTATTCTGTATGAGTAATAAAGATTGTGGAAATACCAATTTTAAATAAGAAACCATTTTTTAGAGGATAGGATTGAATAAAAAGTATGGGAAGTATAATAGAAGTTTTAAAATTAATGGAACAAATTGAAAATATTATAAAGAACTATGATCCCAGGTCTGAAGATAAGGAGATCTTAGAGAAAGTACTAGCTAAAAATATGGAACTTAACGCAGAAATTTACACAAAGTATTTAAAAGTATAAATTACACTATTACATTTTTGTGAGGTTTGAAGTAGCAATTGATAGCGTTAGGGGGATTGGAAAGAGGTACTTAAGTAATGAAGGTCACATAGTTGAAATTGATAGCTCCTTAGAGGCGGAGCTAAACTCCATAGGAATTTCAGCTAAGCTATTTATTGAGGGAATATTAGAATTCATTTCAGAGAAGTCTTCAACATACTCTTTTTTCATTCCCTCTAAAGCATTAAGTGGAGAGTGTAGTAATGTTTTAGACATATTTGAACTTTGGGTAACATTTCCTAACGAGTCCTATCAGAAATTTCTTGTAGTAATAATTAATATAGAAGGTAATGCTCAAATCTTTTTACTCAAACCTGAATTGTATAAGGACTTATCTGAGGATATTTTGTCAAATCTCGCTAACAAATATAAATGCCTAGATATAATAATGCCCTTTATCTACCGTTTCGTAGTCTTTGATACATTCAACGCCTTCAAAAGGGTATTTGATACAACATTTGAAGGAGTTATTGATATACATGGGGAAAAATACTTGACGACGATTAGCAATAGTAAAAAAGCGCTGATGTGGAAAATAGATAGTACTAATGTAAGATATGTGAGCA includes:
- a CDS encoding MMPL family transporter; translation: MKKGALLLILWLILLSITLPLAIKTPSLLIYSDSPFLSNSLQSVKAQNILMKYFNIGDKDYLYVIINGTYNYSIDEIYRYIYLLNDSIIITPFNYSKILENEYISYLGANESILKNDNLLTTLYQNLTKLKLFYITHFQYFEYELNVTFWLPLHNFSNNICPEYKINFDKVNGSLLERARYAGYLTFRNPFLFYFGFNNYTNYTLAFEFLVKLSNYSTIIHYLNLSSPLSNLTYSSNITIVNSLLNETQNVTNYFHKGDYWLFIIEVPNNESLTAINQFIKSLNNSYVVGHLAYYAQSAYYTQNDIEIIDITTVILVVILLILLIRSLVPIVILVSTAGVGLVLTYAAMYLATLFGYKIYYISGLVAPPIVFGLSVDYGILFIYRYFEELANKSLDPLSKSFRMSTKGILISGISIVLGFSSFMFSPSDLLRNIGAALVISAVSSLIPAVFFTYMLLLVISPRFLSFPRKEIPSPNDIRQKYLSSLSKLSIRHNKIIVFIIILSMIALIFYYTSYVHTNVNVNEIVPSSASSLLGTKILENMYDYSIDYVLIHGNFSKEYPLIYNLTNNLISQGNLVYGPISLGKMMITNDTHLINEFYKDNYTLLIVYLKYPVFSKQAINITSKLIKEGFLVGGSNAQRIDIVNNTVKTYFSFTLPLTIILIIVYLFLILGSIILPLRLALTIGLSSLFGVFTLSLVYSSTYWLSPLIVFALLFSLGIDYDMFIVIRLLEEMKDHDFDDAIVKAVESTGLVITACGLILAGAFFSLIVSDIRFLNEIGFGVGVSILFDTFIVRPFLVPSILSVLKKYNFWPFRFKRFLYT